The following coding sequences are from one Alkalibaculum bacchi window:
- a CDS encoding DUF5592 family protein: protein MYKNPKNTRQEIKLWAFYLLDIAIVAGMLLIANNISKIIPLSPSMQIFYYIFSACFGVFLCMKTTSHPIDRNLNILFYIFRMDRNKYHSID, encoded by the coding sequence ATGTATAAAAATCCTAAAAATACAAGGCAAGAAATAAAGTTATGGGCATTTTATTTGCTTGATATTGCAATTGTAGCTGGAATGCTTCTTATAGCAAATAATATAAGTAAGATTATTCCGTTAAGCCCTAGTATGCAAATATTTTACTACATTTTTTCAGCTTGTTTTGGTGTTTTTCTTTGTATGAAAACAACAAGCCATCCAATAGATAGAAATCTAAATATATTATTTTATATATTTAGAATGGATAGAAATAAATATCATTCAATTGATTAA